The genomic window TGTCATGCTATTTGTGGATTAATTTCATTCCTTCCCTGTCATTATTGTTTTCATGGGATACCTTTTGCTAACTGTAGTTTAATCTTTTCCTGAACATAGTTCATCAAAATTACCAAAACACtataaaataactcaaaatatGTGTAGCAGAATTATGATCCTATCCTTGagtttatataattaaattaaatgaagAAATAAATTCGGATAGGTTTCATCGATTGGTAGTTCAGATTACTTGGATTATGTTTCAGTGAGATGAAACCAAAACTACCCATTTATTTGTGGGGGGACACCCTTTGTGGGTAAAAGTACAACCTAACGAGACAAACTGAAAATTCTCTACCATAGTTGAATCCCTTAAGATTATAGTACTAGACCCAAAATGTTTACCTTTATTTAATTCTGGGTGTGTCTATTTCTTGTGCTCTGCACTTTCTTCAGAACCCTGTTTCTATCCACATATCCTGTCACTATTACcttgtgttaattttttttgaatgctATTAAATATTTATAATGGAACAGAAATGAAACAAAAATGCTATCCTTTGTTTTTGGactaataacaataattggcCATATAAAGTTATAGACATGAATATATTACTTAATTGATATGAAGAATCTATACTTGATATATGGGCATCGGAGCTTCTCTTTGTTTATACATTAAAGTTAGTGATGCCTTCTTTTGTCTCATTTGAATCTGCTGACCCTGATCATGAGAAGTATTTCTGTATCCTTTGCTACTTATGGTTTTGGACAATTTCATCATTACTTTGTTAAATTATAAATCGATTTGTTGGTCAAGACTTTCACTTCTAATAAGAAAATATGATATAATACAATTATTGGTGCCGTGCTGTTATGACCATCATTGCTGGCTATATGCTTATGACATCTATGAAAAGAGACTTTTTGCCTTGGATTCCTTGTATAAAGAGGCCAAAGAAGATATGGTGCAGTTAGACGTATATGCGGTATAATTTTGTTTTGCTCACATGATATTATATTATGTGGTTTAATAGTTTTACTTATTAACAATGAACCTTTTTCCAGAGCAAATTGATTCAACAAATGGTTTCGATAGCTGTGCCAAACTATGAGCTACCAAAGAATGACTCGATCCCAATTTATTTGAATCTCCCTAGACAATCAAATAAGTAAGCATAATATTAATTATGTtatattataaataatataaaatgtaCATGATAAGACTAACCGAATTCTAATTCAATTGTTTTTTCAGCTATGATTGTGGATTGTTTGTAATAAAATGGGTAGAAATGTGGCATCTTAGTAGTATCGAGTTTATATAGAAAAGAATCTTGGAAGATGAAAACTGCAATTTGTCCAATTGGGTAAGTTAGCAAGCTATAGATCTGATACTAGTTAATATAGTTATATATACACATTAATTATTATTACTGATAAATGGAATAACAGGAGTAGCAAGCTGCTGTATTGGAGTTTGAAAGCAGTGAtgggtcatcatcatcatcatcatcaattgcCATTCTACGATGATGAGGAGTTTGCACACATGAAACTaatcaattttattaatttttttccaaaataataatTGTCTCATGAATCATCAGCTAATTGAACTCTTTAATGTATTGCCAAATAAAATTCTTTTTGGTTCGACATTATTTTTCTATCAATTGACATTTGAGAATTGGTATGAATGGATTGAGTTCAATAAGGACATGAATCCTCCCATTGATCCTCCCATTGAATCAGATTCAAATCCCTCATTAACATGGTAGTTAGCATCTTGAAGctgaaataatttaaaaaaaaaaacaaatatattaGATCACATGTATAAAATTCATATGGTTATAAATCACAAAAATCACAAACTATTGGATCAACCTTTTGGTGGAAAGGGAGACTTTGACTATCTCCAATATGTTGATTATCCTTTATATACAATAGAAAAAGCTATCACTCAAGTGTAAGTAATAACAGCATGGccagtggcggaacttgaaacaaaattttggggggccaaatagaaaataattgtcaaaatatttttttatatggacctcatttaagataagctcgtctaatctcatctctttGATTTGGGTGATACTGCCAAATTTAAAGCCCTTTTTCAAGATCTCGTTCCAAAAAGTTAAAGTTAAAGTCATTAGATAAGTTTGCTCCAACGGTCCAAAATATATCTTCTTGGAATTTTTCTCATGTGTTCATGCCCTAGGACAACCAATATATGACGGCATAATATGCTTCTTGATTTAAACATTTGACACTTGCATGTAATATCCTTCGTTTCCGCATTGTAGTTAACTTCATAAACCCTCTCTTTAGAAGTAGATACATCCTCCAAAATAGAATAGACTTTAGATGTAGAAACTGCTTTCATAAGGTGCAAAATACAATTTGCTTTCTTTCTAAATTGTTTTTGTACTTCCTTAAACTTTGCATTAGTATAGGCACCTTGAAATTGCTTTTCTATTAAGGAATTAGTGGCACAAGGTATTATTGATTTATTGTCTTCAACATCAACCTCCCTTTCTTGTTGCTCCTTCCATCCAAGGCAATTGTTATATTGTTTGACaaattgaatcaacaagctcttgttatttaaaaatttgtcaaaatatgaatgcatgctctcactTCGTTGTGTGGATCTCATACAAACCCAAAAAAAGttgtcaaaaaaaaaattggaacccATCGATGTCTTTCTTCATAGATATCTATGTATCATAGTAAacaaatatacataaaaaatttttttgtaagcAAACTTAACAAAAGTAGATGCAAATGTTGTCATAAACATGTTAATAATACATTGAAgcttaaaaaatattagaataagaAAATTGTACTAGAGGCATATTCAAACACATGTTAGAATTCTAGCAAATAGAATATGATAGCCACTTGATACTTTTTAAATACTAATATGCTAATATGTGCAAAATATAAAAATTCATGTTTAGAGAAGTACCTGATAGCCACTTGTTATCTTCTAGACCATATTCAATCAGAAAATCTTCCcattgattttgaaaatcatcTTCTGAAATAGACTCCCAaacaatattatttaaatcacttTGTAACTCTTCATATCTCTTGTGTCTTTTGAATTTTTCTGGAATCTTTTTTGTAATGTGCCAAATGCATAACCTATGACATGTCTTTGGCATCACATTCTCAATTCCAGCTCGTATTCCGAGGCATTGGTCTGTTATAATGCCTTTAGGAGCCTTTCCATGCATACATGTAAGCCAAGCATTAAATAACCAAGTAAACGAGCCTGAATTTTCCTTAGTCAACAAACCACACCCAAGAAACACTGAGTTACCATGGTGATTAACCCCCACAAAGGAACCAAATGGCATATCGTAACGATTGGTTTTATAAGTAGTATCAAATGAAACTACATCACCAAAGTACTCATATGCTGCTCTACTTCGAGCATCAGCCCAAAATATAGTTTTGAGACGCTTGTTTTGATCAAGTTCAACATCAAAATAAAAATCAGAGTTCATATCCTTCATCCGTGTAAAATCCTTCAACATCTCCCTAGCATCCATTTCTTTCGTAACATTGCGTACCTTTCTGATGAGATAGTTCCTAACATCTTTTTCCATTAAGTTTATCTTAGAGAAACCCCCCGCTTCACCCACCAATACttgatatgttttgcttggtCTCACACCTACTTCATCATTCCTCTCAATGACTCGACACACATACTCATCTCTCTATTACGTGTCAACAGTTTTGCCATCTCTGGATCACGAGGATGTGAATGATCCAAACATACCTTCGATATAATCCAAAGACCCTCCTTATTCAACCTAATAGAAATCCTTGCGGGGCAATTGTAGTTGGTTCTAGGGTTGGTCTTTTCTATTGGTGAAACTATAGACTTGTGTTTCCCCTCCCTATTGCAAGTGATCATTTGATTCTTAGGAACCTTATCTTTACCAACTCTTCGGATAAACCTTATCTTAGTAACAAAACCAACGCGCTTGGCATAATTTTGATAAAATCGATTTGCATCTTCAATGGTTCCAAAACACATGCCAACCTTGGGCACATCTTGTAAAAAAGTTAGCATACATCAGATAGTAAATCAAAATCTCATTAAAGTAGGTGCAAACTATGTTAAGTCATGTATGCAAAATCTCATTAAACTGGGTGCAAACTTTGATGAGTAAGGtgtgcaaaatctcattaaagtGGGTCCAAATTGTCTGATTCATATGTGCAAAAAATCATTACATTGGATGCAAACTATGCTGAGTAAAATGTGCAAAATCTTATTAAAGTAGGTGCAAAATGTCTGAATCATGTGTGCAAAATTACAAAGATAGTCCCCTTTTTAATGTTCATACAATATTATAATGTTCTCTAACTGCTAACTAGTTTGTAAAGTTAGAATACAACTTCTTGTAAAAAAAATAGCATACCTTTTTGAATCCCATAACTACTCATCATGAGTCATAAGATCATAAGAAATATGTCATACTACTAAGTACTAAATATtaatctctttctttctctctttctctctatatatatatctcTCCAAATATTTGTTTGTTCATCCCTCTATTGATTGCACTTTTTTACTTTAGTTACTTTTAGGCTTTTATGGAACTAAATGTACAAAAGAGAATGCAAAACAAGACCCTACAACAACAGACCGCATTTGAATGCATCACAAACCCAACCAAAACAAAACAACTACATAAAACACAACACTACCTATTAACTAGCTTAGCCTCACTTTTCTAACCCTTGGAAATTATGTAGCTCAAACCCCAAGAAAATCATAGAACATGTTTACTGTTATAGAACAATTACAAATTTGATGCTTCTACTTCTACTTCAGGTTCTTAGCAGCTAAGGTTAGATCAGTTTCATTGAGCATGCATCTTGTCTTATTAtctattttcctttcttatttatTTCTATACTTATttcatataaattaataaattattattttgttagGAGGCCAAACTAGGTGAAATATAAAAAGACAACAACAGTACATAACTTAAATTACactgaaaaatcaaaacaacaaacaagaaacactaatattttttatattttctgtctTAGTCATTTCATCAAACAGTTGGTTTGCATTAATTTTAGATTGTTGCATTATGAAAATCAAAATCGAATAAGGTATAATTTGGATTCTGTACATTCAATTTAAACTCTATTATGAAAAACAACATGCTTTGCGAGCTCAGaaattcataatcataatcatcattGTGTTCATTGACGCGCTATGAAAATCATTACAAAAATCATGAAATTAGAAGAGGGAGAAATTGCTTACTGCAATATTCTGTTCTTCTGACACTGATTCCATCATTGACATGGAGCGAGAGAGTGAAATTCTGAGTTGTTCTGCAGTTGAGAAGGAATGAGCGATAAAGAAGAAAATTTTTATCCAAGAGTAAAAGGTGAAGCTTCAAGCTTTGTCAACGAAACTGAGATCCTAGAAGAGCGTATCAGGCTAGTTCCTTGGAGAGGAGCGTGAGAGAAAGCCGTTTGTGATAGTGCGTGAGAGAAAGCCGTTTGTGATAGCGCGTGAGACAGTCCTGGTATAAAAACGCATGTTGGCTGAATGATGGTTAGATCTTGTTATATTTGCTGATCCCTGAGAGTTtctgtattttaaatatttggaacaaaattaaaagattttttatttttttttctaaaatttagtgataaaaagtatatatatatatatggaatgaaaaatatcacttttattttaataatgctttttttattataaatccatataaatatataatgtaaaaaaattatatatatatgaagtgaaataaataaaagaagagtGATATTCAAATTTCACACAGAGAGAGATACATTTGCATGACTATAATCCAAGGAATTCAATTATATTAGTTAGATCTGAGGCTATAAAAGACTACAAAAAGGAAGGAGAGAAAAGAAAACTATATGTTGGTAATTCAATcatcaatgaaatctaacaatcACTAACTATCAAGTACAGGTAATATATGCTCAGGCTTAGCCCAGGAGTTGATGTCAAATTTAAAAGTGAAGAAGAATAAATATGCTTCTTTAAGGAGTTGATGTCACCTTGTCCTATCAGCAAGTTGCATCCCATAACACGAACAGtacagaaagaaaaaaaacaaaatcatGCGCAGACAAGTATCAAAGCAGTATTTTTTTGAATCTAAGAGAATGCAATCCATAGAACCATGTAGTAGTAGAAAAATGCCAGGGCCAACAACATATACAAAGTAGCTAATAAGATCCATGTCATAAAGAGTAAACAAAGTTTTTAATGTTGGCCGTTGACAACCTAATACAATAATAAGTCAATAAATATCAACCATTATCATTTCACCATATGATTATGTTAGTAGTATTGTCATGCTGAATCAATTTGGTGTAAAGCTCATGTTGAACATTACAAAGGCTGATATAGCAACCGTATCAAAGAGGCTAAGAATTTAAAGCTCAGGCTTTTGTTAAGATTATACCTTAATCTTCAAACTGCTGGATGGTCCGTAATTTTGTTATCCAGAGAGTCTGAAACACAACAAAATAACACCATTAATCATCTTGTCTCAGCAGGGTTTAGAGGTTGGTCTGCCTTGTTAATGACATACGCTTGTTTCAACTTGGGGCTTAAGCTGCCTCAGTACCCCTGGCATAATGAACACAAATCAGCATGATATCAATATGCCATTATTCTTGAATTAGTTTCATTGAGGAGTTATCATGCATCTGAAATTGGAGTTATCAAAATTTTGACACTTAAGTAGTGATATTTTTCCCAAACGGTTTTCATTGGTTGTAGCACATAAAGTTTTCTTCAATGTTCTTAGATCTACTACATTTTCTACTGCTGAGATTAAAAAAGCATGTGGAAATGATTTCAGGTCCTTGCTGCTATTGTTATTGCTTTGTATGGAATGTTATTCTCTCATTTAAGGCGCACAAAGTTATTCAAAAGTAGGTAAGCTTCATGTTCAGTGAATGCAGGGGACCTAAATTTAACTAGCCTCATTATTTAAGGAATTCTAATGTATATGAGATGAAGCACCAAGCAAAAGATTTTGACCTGTGAAATTCTTGTTAGAAATAAATTACACACAGTGACAGTtccaaatttcttttttttttttcagattacaCACAGTAACAGCTTTCAAATTcaactttctttttttctttttcataaacaATCTTACTCAAACCATCTACTACAATTTTTAAGAACACTTGTACATTTAAAAATCATGCAATCGCAATCACTGTTCCAATTCCGAAGTTAGGGAAGAAAGACTTACCAGTGTTTACGGTGCCGATTGAGGGAGAGACATGAAAGGTTGAGGGTTCCGAATCCAACGAGGGTTTGCGAGAAAGAGAGAGAACGCTGAGGGAGTAGGATTTAGAATCAGAAAGGTAATGAATGATCTATTTTTGACTAAACATCAAAAAGGCACAAAACATGAATCAATAAAGTGTAGATACATACAACCTTAGTAGAACTTCTTGTAGCACATGATGAGCAGCCAGAACAAGTCACCCATAGAAGGTCACTTCCAGTATCAACTTGCACCCAGTAATCAGTACCAGGAGTGCCGAGCTTGATTTTCGTGtaataaatcctaaaatcaaaacaagaacaaaacaGAGAGAGGGTGAACGATTGAGAGGGTTGGGTTGATGGTGCGAGGGGTGGGTCCGAGGGTTGAGAAACAGCTAGGTGGCAATAGAGAGAGGCCGGGTGCGAGGGTTAGAGGAAGGGCTGTGTGACGGTCATTGAGGAAGATGACGATGAAGGCTGTGCGACGATCATTGAGGGCTGTGTGACGCTCattgatgaagatgatgaaggCGATGCGACGCTTATTGACGAAGATGATGAAGGCTGTGGGATGATGAAGGCGGTGCGACGAACATCGATGAACAGGCGACGACGCGGCTTCACTTTTAGGGTTAAAAGGGAATTTGAAAACTAAGTTAAAATATGCTGTTGTTATCACTTTAGGGTTAAAACTGAAAACTTAGGAAAAAAAAGTAAATGTGGACAAAATGGGTGGGAAACTAAATTTTTGGGGAGGAAATTCTATCGGCACACTTTTGCAGGGTGCTAAAATAAACACAAGAtatgggcacgctttaaaaaggTGTCTATTAGAAGCCAAAttagccacgctttttaagcgtgtcGGTttttctctatggccacgcttttcaagcgtggcaaaaaaaagcctAGCCAAATTTTAAATCAGTGGCTACCCTCGAAAAAGTGTGTCAATATCCCTCTATCGCCATGCTTTTCAAGTGTGGCATAAAAAAGCATGGTCAAATCACAAATCAGTGACTACTCtcgcaaaagcgtggccattgactacTTTTCGCGatacttttaaagcgtgccaagaaaaaagtgtgccgacaggccttttttcttgtgtAAATCCAAAATTGAATTGTCCAAAAATTCTAATAGCTTTATATCAtttaattgatttattaattatatattctttattttttagCCATATATAACTGCTACATTATTCATTTCATTAAATTTTATGTTGATATTTGTTAAAAATAGTTNNNNNNNNNNNNNNNNNNNNNNNNNNNNNNNNNNNNNNNNNNNNNNNNNNNNNNNNNNNNNNNATATGCAAATTTGTTACTTTTACACAAGGAATATACCTCATAGCtaaacaaaatttattatattattagatgactaattattttattgcttcattaataaattaaaacaaattctACGAAACAAAGTTATAatattaacaaataaaattaagtaATTCACATTTGGCATGTATGACATTCATATGTCATTTTCTTCTCTACAattatcaactttaatttcaaggTATATTTTTCTACTTTGAACTCCTTTacttttacaatatatattattcaatatatgttgtaattttatacatatttattttctcaatttatcttattcatgTCATATGACCTTCATTATAACTTGtaaatattcaataactaattgCTTTGAGCGAGAAATTTATCAATAAGTTATTGTGGGTCGAAAAAATTTCCAAGACAATTGATCATTATATCCTCAGATGATACAATTGATTCCATCAACGGATACAATCAAATGCTATATCCATACTAGAAAAATTGTTCTCAAGTGAAAAAGTATCCCTCACATGCATAATTGTCTTCATCGAATAACTCTTATCATTAAATTATATCATTATTCACTTTAAGGTGTATTTTTCTACAATTACTTCTTTTCTACAATGATCAACTTTAaggtatatttttctattttaaactcttttactttcagtcacaaaaaaaaaactattttagtTTCACATGATATATTATTCCATATATGCTGTAATTTTTTACATATTTATTACATCAATTTTTAATATCATATTTAATTCAATAATGTGATATATAACTTAATTAATGTCAAGACAAATTACTACTTTTACCTTTTTcacattattttttatatttgttgtGCTCTATTTTACAAGATTTTTACAATTATGAAATTATCACTCATTTTCTTTTGACTTTAACTTTATGCAAAACTATAAAGTTCTTCCATTTGATTCATAAGGTCACTTGCACACAATAGAACATTATGATGATTTTAATTTTGTGTTTCACTAGTTTGTTTGCTTTATTTTCGTTATTTGTGTAGAAGAACGACATCACCATTATTGTTATATTACCTTATTATTATTGAtgagtgatgagcagatattttatacgctttttgggatattttcatatagttttagtaggatttagctactttttagtatagttttattagtttttatgcaaaaatcacatttctggactttactatgagtttgtgtatttttctgtgatttcaggtattttctggctaaaattgagggatctgagcaaaaatctgattcagaggctgaaaaaaaaCTGCAGATGctttggattctgaccctgcttcACGCAAAATGGATTTTTTCAAgatacaaaaacccaattggcgcgctctcaattgcgttggaaagtacacatccagggatttccagcaatatataatagtccatactttgcccgagttttgacgacgcaaactagcgtttaaacgccaacttcctgccctattctgaagttaaaagccagaaacaggttacaaaccagagttaaacgccacaaacaagctgcaacctggcatttaactccaagagaagcctctacacgtgtaaagctcaatgctcagcccaaacacacactaagtgggcctcagaagtggatttctgcactatctatcttagtttactcattttctgtaaaccctagctactagtttagtataaatactacttttagagacttactatgtatctcatgacatttttacacgtttcatattgtatttctaacggcatgagtctctaaacaccatggttgggggtgaggagctctgctgtgtttcgatgaattaatgcaattactacagttttccattcaatcacgcttgtctctattctaagatattcactcacacttcatcctgatgaatgtgatgatctgtgacattcatcaccattctcaacttatgaacgcgtgcctgacaaccacttctgttctaccttagattgagtgtatatctcttagcctcttggttcatgatcagagtcttcgtggtataggctaggactattggcagtcattcctaagatccgaaaagtctaaaccttgtctgtggtattccatgtaggatctgggatgggatgcctgtgacgagcttcaaactcacgagtgctgggtgtagtgacagatgcaaaaggatcaatggatcttattccaacatgagtgagaaccgatagatgattagccgtgtggtgacagcgcatttggaccattttcactgagaggacggatggtagccattgacaacagtgatccaccaacatacagcttgccatggaaggagccttacgtgcatgaagaagaagacagtaggaaagcagaaattcagaagaca from Arachis ipaensis cultivar K30076 chromosome B09, Araip1.1, whole genome shotgun sequence includes these protein-coding regions:
- the LOC107615832 gene encoding protein FAR1-RELATED SEQUENCE 5-like, with product MCFGTIEDANRFYQNYAKRVGFVTKIRFIRRVGKDKVPKNQMITCNREGKHKSIVSPIEKTNPRTNYNCPARISIRLNKEGLWIISKRDEYVCRVIERNDEVGVRPSKTYQVLVGEAGGFSKINLMEKDVRNYLIRKVRNVTKEMDAREMLKDFTRMKDMNSDFYFDVELDQNKRLKTIFWADARSRAAYEYFGDVVSFDTTYKTNRYDMPFGSFVGVNHHGNSVFLGCGLLTKENSGSFTWLFNAWLTCMHGKAPKGIITDQCLGIRAGIENVMPKTCHRLCIWHITKKIPEKFKRHKRYEELQSDLNNIVWESISEDDFQNQWEDFLIEYGLEDNKWLSGTSLNMNFYILHILAY